A window of Acropora muricata isolate sample 2 chromosome 3, ASM3666990v1, whole genome shotgun sequence contains these coding sequences:
- the LOC136911091 gene encoding uncharacterized protein has translation MGLRRSIFILVAVFAVLQAAWAGDKAYSIEDSLDKYDNAQAKLEDLDNTTAEDNIKEETSLLEETQDQDNEDQTDEQNDAEDEKISHDDDEEDADDEETSEAEDDAENEETADYSVDIPDDEETSDAEDGDADDFEDVGDSEDYLDKKETTDADDYSDDEEATDDEAFPEDEETIEVEDFPEDNKIDFDGVDVADEIDADPSQHGNEDSSDMTASKRTLVALCGRIRYIPSKQRCCNRRVIPRHLPCKPKCRTKYYNPYSHKCCFGRIVTPKPRPCLLGCGRRYYNPLTHKCCFGRVVTPRSRPCRSVCGSKSYNPLTHRCCFGRVVTSKLRHCPLRCGVRYYNPLTHKCCFGRVVTPRSRPCRSVCGSKSYNPLTHRCCFGRVVTSKLRHCPLRCGVRYYNPLTHKCCFGRVVTPRSRPCSRLCGSKYYNPLTHKCCFGRVVTPKLRPCLLRCGVRYYNPLTHKCCSGRVVTPRSSPCRTVCGLKYYNPLTHRCCFGRVVTPKSRHCPLRCGVRYYNPLTHKCCFGRVVTPRLRPCLLRCGVRYYNPLTHKCCLGRVVTPKLRPCLLRCGVTSYNPITQKCCSRRLVISKLRPCPLKCGSRYYYPTNQKCCFGHVVKPKTSPCLLRCGLKFYNPLTFKCCVGNIVTPKPFSCPLPCGATYYKPVSHRCCYGTVILKSFKCVIPPYKPR, from the exons ATCAAGACAACGAAGATCAAACAGACGAGCAAAATGACGCGGAAGATGAGAAAATTTCTCATGACGACGATGAGGAAGACGCTGATGACGAGGAAACCAGCGAAGCCGAAGACGATGCCGAAAACGAGGAAACCGCTGATTATTCTGTAGATATCCCCGACGACGAGGAAACCAGTGATGCCGAAGACGGGGACGCTGATGATTTCGAGGACGTTGGTGATTCCGAAGATTATCTCGACAAAAAGGAAACGACTGATGCAGACGATTATTCCGATGACGAAGAAGCCACGGATGACGAGGCTTTTCCCGAAGATGAAGAAACCATCGAAGTCGAAGATTTCCCCGAAGATAACAAGATTGATTTCGATGGGGTTGACGTTGCCGACGAAATCGACGCAG acCCAAGTCAGCACGGGAATGAGGATTCATCAGACATGACTGCCAGCAAAAGAACTCTGGTTGCTCTCTGTGGCAGGATTCGCTACATTCCATCGAAACAGAGGTGTTGTAACCGCAGAGTTATCCCCAGGCATCTCCCATGCAAACCGAAGTGTCGTACAAAGTACTACAATCCATACTCTCACAAGTGCTGTTTCGGAAGAATTGTCACTCCTAAGCCGCGCCCTTGTCTGTTAGGATGTGGTAGAAGGTACTACAACCCATTAACACATAAATGTTGTTTTGGAAGAGTCGTTACCCCAAGGTCGAGACCTTGCCGTAGCGTCTGTGGATCGAAGTCCTACAACCCATTGACACACAGATGCTGTTTCGGAAGAGTCGTCACCTCTAAGTTGCGCCATTGTCCGTTAAGATGTGGTGTGAGGTACTACAACCCATTAACACATAAATGTTGTTTTGGAAGAGTCGTTACCCCAAGGTCGAGACCTTGCCGTAGCGTCTGTGGATCGAAGTCCTACAACCCATTGACACACAGATGCTGTTTCGGAAGAGTCGTCACCTCTAAGTTGCGCCATTGTCCGTTAAGATGTGGTGTGAGGTACTACAACCCATTAACACATAAATGTTGTTTTGGAAGAGTCGTTACCCCAAGGTCGAGACCTTGCAGTAGACTCTGTGGATCGAAGTACTACAACCCATTAACACACAAATGCTGTTTCGGAAGAGTCGTCACCCCAAAGTTGCGCCCTTGTCTGTTAAGATGTGGTGTGAGGTACTACAACCCATTAACACATAAATGCTGTTCTGGAAGAGTCGTTACCCCAAGGTCAAGCCCTTGCCGTACAGTCTGTGGATTGAAGTACTACAACCCATTGACACACAGATGCTGTTTTGGCAGAGTCGTCACTCCTAAGTCGCGCCATTGTCCGTTAAGATGTGGTGTGAGGTACTACAACCCATTAACACACAAATGCTGTTTCGGAAGAGTCGTCACCCCTAGGTTGCGCCCTTGTCTGTTAAGATGTGGTGTGAGGTACTACAACCCATTAACACACAAATGCTGTCTCGGAAGAGTGGTCACCCCTAAGTTGCGCCCTTGTCTGTTAAGATGCGGTGTGACATCCTACAACCCAATAACACAGAAATGTTGCTCTAGACGCTTGGTCATTTCCAAGTTGCGCCCTTGTCCATTGAAGTGTGGTTCGAGGTACTACTACCCCACCAATCAAAAGTGCTGTTTTGGTCACGTGGTCAAGCCTAAGACTTCTCCTTGCTTGTTACGTTGCGGTCTCAAGTTTTACAACCCTCTGACTTTCAAGTGCTGTGTCGGTAACATTGTAACCCCAAAACCATTCTCTTGTCCATTACCATGTGGCGCGACATATTACAAACCAGTTAGCCACAGGTGCTGTTATGGGACTGTAATATTAAAATCTTTCAAGTGTGTCATACCACCATATAAACCGCGCTAG